The genomic interval GCCCTGCAGGTCGAGGTGGTTGGTGGGCTCGTCCAGCAGCAGAACCTCGGGATCGGTCACCAGGGCGCGGGCGAGCGAGAGCCGCTTCCGCCAGCCGCCGGACATCCGATCCACCTCGTGCGTCACGCCGTCGAAGCCCAGCCGCGAAAGCTCGCGGGCGGCGCGGGCCTCCGCGTCGGGTCCGGTGCCGGCGGCCCCGCCGGCCCGGCGTGCGCTGGCCGCGACGACCTCCATCGCGGTGTCGTGGCCGAAGTGGTCGCTCTGGCCCAGGTACACGCACCGCAGCCCGCGTCGCCGGATCACCTCGCCCTCGTCGGGCGTCTCGAGCCCGGCGAGGATCTTCAGCAGCGTGCTCTTCCCGCTGCCGTTGGGCCCGATGACGCCGAGCCGCTCGCCCGCGGCGAGCGTCAGCCCGACGCCGGTGAAGAGGGTCCGGGAGCCGAAGGTCTTCTCGAGGTCCGAGGCGGTGAGGAGCATGGGGGCCAGCGGCGGTGCCGCTCACGAGACGGAGAAACGCGGCAGGTTAGGTTCGGGGCCGGCGGGAGGCTTGGGTCCTGGTCGCGGTGGGAGGGGGGAGACGAAGAGACGAAGAGGCGGAGGGCGGGCGGAGGCGGATCGTTGGGTCGGCGCGGCGTTGGTCCGCGGCTTTCCGGCTCCGCGTTACGCCGTCTTGTTGCTGCCCCGCAGCGCCGCCCGGTCCCGCTGGGTCCAATCGAGGATCCGCTCCATCTCCCCCTCCGTCATCCACGGGAGGCTCCGCAGCTTCTCCGCCACGCTCGCGGGCAGGGGCTTGTCCGCCTTTTCCCAGCGGGGTCGGCTCTTCCAGCGGCGGTGCATCCAGAAATACTGCGCGGGGCGGCGGCGGATCATGTTCTCCAGCGCGCGGACGTAGCGGGCGCACACGTAGAAGATCGCGTCGTCGCGATCGGCCCAGTCCGCCGGCTGGATGACGTCCTGCACGTTGAGCTCGTACCGGAAGCCCGGCCCCACCCGCTGGGCGCAGCCGCAGACGATGGGCAGCTTCTTGCGGATCGCGAGGATGGCGATGGACTTGTAGGTCGAGCCCAGCCGGCCGAAGAAGGGCACGAAGATGCCCTTGTCCCCGGCGTTCTGATCGGCGAGGAAGGAGACGGGCTCGCCGACGTCCAAGGCGGCGTTCATCTCCTCCACCGCCCCCCACTTCACGATGAGCTTGAGGCCGCGTCTGGCGCGGCTGTCGACCATCCAGCGGTTGAGCGCCGCGTTGTCGAGCGGGCGGGAGATCGCGTTGAGCGGGTAGCCCAGCATCGCCATCACGTGGCCGAGCAGCTCCCAGTTGCCCAGGTGCCCGGTGACCATGAGGCAGGGCTCGCGGCGGTTCATCAGCTCCAGCGCCGGGCCGAGGTTCGCGATGGAGACGTGGCGGTGCCACGAACCCGGTGTCACCAGCCGCGGCGTCTGCACGACCTCCAGCGCAAGCTGGACGAGGTGCTCGATGCTCGCCTCGTGGCAGCGTCGCACCTTCTCGTCCGACCAAGACGGGAAGCACTCGCGGATGTGCCGCTGGCCGCGGCCGCGGTGCTTGCGGTCGAGCCGGTCGACGACGCGGCCGATCCAAGCGGCGGTCCGCAGGTTCGCGTCGATCGGGAAGGCGTCCATGGACGCCGCGGCGGCGCGTGCGGCCCCGTACTCGCCCCAGGTCTGGATGAACGTCTTCTTCGCCAAGCTGTTTCCGCTCTGCTGCTGGGCCCGGCTGCAATGGGCTGCCCGGACCCGACGCCGCGGCTGCGCTCCGCGGACCGTCGGCTCCGGGTCTTCCCGCTGGTCACGATCCGCGGCTTTGCGGAAGCGGCGTTTCTGCAACCCCGGCCCGCCCCGCCCCGCCCCGCCTCCGCACGCGGACCCGCGTCCGTGGCGGCGTGGCGGCCGGCATCCGCCGCGGGCCGGCTTCGGCTCAGCCGCGGGGGCGCCACCGGGCCGAACGACCCGCACACCGGGGCGGAGGCCAGCCCGCCGCGGCCGGCGTCAGCGGGTGTAGTAGCCGATCAGGTCCAGGAAGCGGTTCTGGTTCAGCACCGGGATCGTGTAGCGCTCGGCCTGGGCCAGCAGGTCGGTCAGCGAGTTGTAGGTCTGGAGGGCCTGGTTGTACTCCTTGATCCGGACCGGGTTGGTCTTCTCGCTGCCGACCAGCTCGCGGGGCAGCTGCGGCGGCTCGCCGAGCACGAGGTAGTCGACGTCGAAGTCCAGGCCCTCCGCCACCTCCGCCCCGTACCGCTCGATCATGCTGCGGATCCGCTGCCGCTCGACCTCGGTGGCGTTGCCGTCCCCGTCGACGTCGAAGTCGCCGAAGGCGAAGAACTTGAGGTCGCGCTGCGGGTCGAAGGCGATGTTGACCAGCGGGTCGCCGACGGACACGCGGGCGTTGGGCTGGCGCTCGACGACCCGCACCGTGGCGGTGCCGGGAGCGAGCTCGAACACCTCGACCACGGCCTTGGGCGGCACGTCCTCGGCGCCGCCCTCCTCGACCTCGAGCTTCACGAGCGAGGAAGGGTTGTAGACGCCGAAGGTCATCCCCAGCTGGACGCGCTGGTTGCTCCCGATGTTGAGGTAGGCGGCGCTGCCGTTGTCGACGACCGACACCACGCGTCCGTCGGGCACGGCCACGCGTGCGATCCGCTCGGCCTGCCGCTGCGTCGCTTGATCGAGAGCGGCCACCGCGTCGTCGAGCTCGCGCTGGGCCGCGGACAGCTCGATCTGGAGCTGGTCGATGCGTCCCTGCAGGTCGTTGCGGGCCTCGCCCATCGTGCCGGTGAGCGACTGCCGCATGTCGGCGAGGTCGCTGCGGAGCTGCTCGTTCACCTCGGCGGCGCGGTCGACGTCGGCCTTGAGCCCGGCGGCCTGCTGGTCGTAGGTGGCCCGCAGCGAAGCGGTCTCGGCGGCGGCGGCCTCGGCCCGCTGGTTCGCCTGCTCGGCCCGGGATTCCTGCTCGGCGAAACGGGTCTTGAAGCCTTCGAGCTCGGTGCGGGCGGCGCGGAGGTCGTCGTTGGTGCGAGCGGCTTCCTGCTCGGCCGCCCGCAGCCGCTCGAGCAGCTCGCCCACCACGGAGGTGCGGTTCTGCTGGGCGGCGGTGCGGGCCTCGGCGATGGCGGGCAGCTGCGTCTCGCCGGGGCTGACGTAGGCGCCGAGGTCGTTCTGGGCCGCCGCCAGCTCCTCCTGCACCCCGCCGGCGCGGGCGTAGAGGACGATCGCCAGGATGCCGCAGACGCCGAAGCCGGCGGCGAGGGCGGTGATGGCCCAGGCGGCCGAAGAGTTGCCGCCGGTGCGGGCACGAGCCATGTGGAGGTTCCTGTCGGGGATCGATGCGGGAGGTGGGTCGGCTTCGGCCTTCCGGGTGTCGTCCGGAGTGTAAAGAAGGAGGCGCAGCGGTGCGGGCGCGGCTCCGGCCCGGCCCGGCGCCGCACCTCCAACCGCACCCGGGCCCGCACCGGATGCAAATGATTATCGTCTTCGGGGCCTCGGACTTACGGCCCGAGCCAGAGGCCGCGTCAGCGGAAAATCTCACGAGCGGAAGGCAGAGCACCATGGCAGGATTCATCCGATTCGCGTGCGGGAACTGCGGATCGACGATGAAGGTTCCCGCGGCGTACGCCGGCAAGCGGGTGAAGTGCCCGGGTTGCCAGCAAGCGGCTCCGGTGCCAACGCCCCGCACCGCGGGCGCCGCGGCCTCGGAGCTGTCGGCGCT from Phycisphaera mikurensis NBRC 102666 carries:
- a CDS encoding lysophospholipid acyltransferase family protein; translated protein: MAKKTFIQTWGEYGAARAAAASMDAFPIDANLRTAAWIGRVVDRLDRKHRGRGQRHIRECFPSWSDEKVRRCHEASIEHLVQLALEVVQTPRLVTPGSWHRHVSIANLGPALELMNRREPCLMVTGHLGNWELLGHVMAMLGYPLNAISRPLDNAALNRWMVDSRARRGLKLIVKWGAVEEMNAALDVGEPVSFLADQNAGDKGIFVPFFGRLGSTYKSIAILAIRKKLPIVCGCAQRVGPGFRYELNVQDVIQPADWADRDDAIFYVCARYVRALENMIRRRPAQYFWMHRRWKSRPRWEKADKPLPASVAEKLRSLPWMTEGEMERILDWTQRDRAALRGSNKTA
- a CDS encoding BRCT domain-containing protein, whose protein sequence is MARARTGGNSSAAWAITALAAGFGVCGILAIVLYARAGGVQEELAAAQNDLGAYVSPGETQLPAIAEARTAAQQNRTSVVGELLERLRAAEQEAARTNDDLRAARTELEGFKTRFAEQESRAEQANQRAEAAAAETASLRATYDQQAAGLKADVDRAAEVNEQLRSDLADMRQSLTGTMGEARNDLQGRIDQLQIELSAAQRELDDAVAALDQATQRQAERIARVAVPDGRVVSVVDNGSAAYLNIGSNQRVQLGMTFGVYNPSSLVKLEVEEGGAEDVPPKAVVEVFELAPGTATVRVVERQPNARVSVGDPLVNIAFDPQRDLKFFAFGDFDVDGDGNATEVERQRIRSMIERYGAEVAEGLDFDVDYLVLGEPPQLPRELVGSEKTNPVRIKEYNQALQTYNSLTDLLAQAERYTIPVLNQNRFLDLIGYYTR